The following coding sequences lie in one Prosthecobacter vanneervenii genomic window:
- a CDS encoding zinc ribbon domain-containing protein: MLQDITKLIQLQERDQRIRALQKDLKDIPNQQNRAKMQLAGDQAAVDAANQAMKEVEVKIKNIQLDVQTRQNSIKRMQDQQFETRKNDEFAALGHEIKRYQDDVTKLEDGELEQMEALEAAKLKLKDAQAKLAETQKRVNEELKALEERGAGVNRRLTDLNAERSTLAAPIDPDTLDLYTRIFNKKGDAAVVPMENAMCGGCHMKVVMGVIQSLKQSEKITQCESCGRILYLVE, translated from the coding sequence ATGCTTCAAGACATCACGAAACTCATCCAGCTCCAGGAACGAGACCAGCGCATTCGCGCCCTGCAGAAAGACCTCAAGGACATCCCCAACCAGCAAAACCGGGCCAAGATGCAGCTCGCGGGAGATCAGGCGGCGGTGGATGCGGCCAATCAGGCGATGAAGGAGGTCGAGGTAAAGATCAAAAACATCCAGCTCGATGTGCAGACGCGCCAGAACAGCATCAAGCGCATGCAGGACCAGCAGTTTGAAACGCGCAAAAACGACGAATTCGCCGCCCTGGGCCACGAAATCAAACGCTACCAGGACGATGTGACCAAGCTAGAAGACGGCGAACTGGAGCAGATGGAGGCCCTGGAGGCCGCCAAGCTCAAGCTCAAGGACGCCCAGGCCAAGCTGGCCGAAACGCAAAAGCGCGTGAACGAGGAACTCAAGGCGCTGGAGGAGCGCGGCGCCGGTGTGAACCGCCGCCTCACCGATCTGAATGCCGAGCGCAGCACCCTCGCCGCTCCCATCGATCCCGACACGCTGGACCTCTACACCCGCATCTTCAACAAGAAGGGAGACGCCGCCGTCGTCCCCATGGAAAACGCCATGTGTGGCGGCTGCCACATGAAGGTGGTCATGGGCGTCATCCAGTCCCTCAAGCAGTCCGAGAAGATCACCCAATGCGAAAGCTGCGGGCGCATTCTCTATCTGGTGGAGTAG
- a CDS encoding DUF1501 domain-containing protein yields MLHPSDSQLRDITRRHFFSQCGMGIGSVALASMMAERGLHAASAAAAAGPGVMKKGDVKPRAKNVIYLFMAGGPSQLELFDYKPKLVELNGQPIPQSYVEGKRFAFMGTSNGFKLLGTRRSFQQHGQSGAWVSDMMPYMQGVVDDLSIVTTCKTELFNHAPAKLFMNTGSGQFGRPSMGAWVTYGIGSESSDLPGFVVLQSGPRGPRGGSVLWGSGFLPTTYQGVPLRGTGEPILNLSTPAEYSAASQRRVIDTARELNLSRLVETGDEEIQTRINAYEMAWRMQSSAPELIDLKGESKATLDLYGVDPTQPSFARNCLLARRLVERGTRFVQLYHTSWDNHGGKGETLEDDFPKVVKDVDQACAALIRDLKSRGLLDETLVIWGGEFGRTPMGENRDKTGRNHHIDAFTMWFAGGGIKAGQTYGKTDELGFGVAENPAHVHDLHATILHLLGLEHEKLTFKFQGRDFRLTDVHGKLLHGLLA; encoded by the coding sequence ATGCTTCATCCCTCAGACAGCCAGCTTCGCGACATCACCCGCCGCCATTTTTTCAGCCAGTGTGGCATGGGGATCGGTTCGGTGGCTCTGGCGTCGATGATGGCTGAGCGCGGGCTGCATGCGGCCAGTGCTGCGGCTGCGGCGGGACCTGGGGTGATGAAGAAGGGGGATGTGAAGCCCCGTGCGAAGAATGTGATCTACCTCTTCATGGCAGGCGGGCCATCGCAGCTGGAACTGTTTGATTACAAGCCGAAGCTCGTGGAGCTGAACGGCCAGCCCATCCCGCAGAGCTATGTGGAGGGGAAGCGCTTTGCCTTCATGGGCACCAGCAATGGCTTCAAGCTGCTGGGCACGCGTCGTAGTTTCCAGCAGCATGGCCAGAGCGGCGCATGGGTGAGCGACATGATGCCCTACATGCAGGGTGTGGTGGATGACCTCAGCATCGTGACCACCTGCAAGACGGAGCTTTTCAATCACGCCCCGGCCAAGCTCTTCATGAACACCGGCAGCGGCCAGTTTGGCAGGCCGTCGATGGGCGCGTGGGTGACGTACGGCATCGGCAGCGAGTCGAGCGATCTGCCCGGCTTTGTGGTGCTGCAGAGCGGCCCGCGTGGTCCGCGTGGCGGCTCGGTGCTGTGGGGCAGCGGCTTTCTGCCCACCACCTACCAAGGCGTGCCGCTGCGTGGCACCGGAGAGCCCATCCTGAATCTCTCCACCCCGGCGGAATACAGCGCTGCCAGCCAGCGCCGTGTCATCGACACCGCACGCGAGCTGAACCTGTCGCGGCTGGTGGAAACCGGCGATGAGGAAATTCAGACGCGCATCAATGCCTACGAGATGGCCTGGCGCATGCAGAGCAGCGCGCCGGAGCTGATCGACCTCAAAGGCGAGTCCAAGGCCACGCTGGATCTCTATGGCGTAGATCCCACGCAGCCCTCCTTTGCGCGCAATTGCCTCCTCGCACGTCGTCTGGTGGAGCGCGGCACGCGCTTTGTGCAGCTCTACCATACTAGCTGGGACAATCACGGCGGCAAAGGCGAGACGCTGGAGGATGATTTCCCCAAGGTGGTCAAAGATGTGGACCAGGCCTGCGCGGCGCTGATTCGCGACCTGAAATCACGCGGCTTGTTGGATGAAACGCTCGTCATCTGGGGTGGTGAATTTGGCCGCACACCGATGGGCGAGAACCGCGACAAGACGGGGCGCAATCACCACATCGACGCCTTCACCATGTGGTTTGCCGGGGGCGGCATCAAGGCCGGGCAGACCTACGGCAAGACCGATGAGCTGGGCTTTGGCGTGGCTGAAAATCCGGCGCATGTGCATGATCTGCACGCGACCATACTGCACCTGCTCGGCCTGGAGCATGAGAAGCTGACTTTCAAATTCCAGGGTCGCGACTTCCGACTGACAGATGTGCATGGCAAGCTGCTGCACGGGCTGCTGGCGTAG
- a CDS encoding nucleotidyltransferase family protein: MKPTLLILAAGMGSRYGGLKQLDAMGPSGEVVLDYSVFDAIRAGFGKVVFVIRRDFEELFRTQIGSKYAGRIEVEYAFQDINDLPAGFTVPEGRTKPWGTAHALLSAEKVVHEPFLMINADDFYGQDAYKKIAADLVQPRAQDGKSHWSMVGFYLKNTLSDHGSVSRGVCTRDASGMLKTVLEMTKIFKHGDAAENREVEGAYVPLTGEEVVSMNFFGFTPDIFAHLRTAFTAFLQERGHEQKSECYVPAQVDALIAAGKADVRVLETTGKWFGVTYPEDKAEVVASIRALVDAGEYPQSLWG, translated from the coding sequence ATGAAGCCCACACTCCTCATCCTCGCTGCCGGCATGGGCAGCCGTTACGGCGGTCTGAAACAACTCGATGCCATGGGCCCATCCGGGGAGGTGGTGCTGGACTACTCCGTGTTTGACGCCATTCGCGCTGGATTCGGCAAGGTGGTCTTCGTCATCCGCCGCGACTTTGAAGAGCTCTTCCGCACGCAGATCGGCAGCAAGTATGCGGGCCGCATCGAGGTGGAGTATGCGTTTCAGGACATCAACGACCTGCCCGCCGGGTTCACCGTGCCGGAAGGCCGCACCAAGCCCTGGGGCACCGCCCATGCGCTGCTCTCTGCGGAGAAGGTGGTGCATGAGCCCTTCCTCATGATCAATGCGGACGACTTCTACGGTCAGGATGCGTACAAGAAGATCGCCGCCGATCTGGTGCAGCCGCGTGCACAGGACGGCAAGAGCCACTGGTCCATGGTGGGCTTTTACCTGAAGAACACACTCTCAGACCACGGCAGCGTCTCGCGTGGCGTGTGCACCCGCGATGCCAGCGGCATGCTGAAAACCGTGTTGGAAATGACCAAGATCTTCAAGCACGGCGATGCTGCCGAAAACCGCGAGGTGGAGGGCGCTTATGTGCCACTGACGGGCGAGGAAGTGGTGTCGATGAACTTCTTCGGTTTCACGCCGGACATCTTTGCGCATCTGCGTACGGCCTTCACCGCCTTTCTCCAAGAGCGCGGCCACGAGCAGAAATCCGAGTGCTACGTGCCTGCGCAGGTGGATGCACTGATCGCCGCTGGTAAGGCGGACGTGCGTGTGCTGGAGACGACGGGCAAGTGGTTTGGCGTGACCTATCCCGAGGACAAGGCGGAAGTGGTGGCGAGCATCCGTGCGCTGGTGGATGCGGGTGAGTATCCGCAGTCGCTGTGGGGATGA
- the dhaL gene encoding dihydroxyacetone kinase subunit DhaL, with amino-acid sequence MPKANLSKDEVKAMLILACERVIAAEPMLSQADRDLGDGDHGMGMERGMRAAKDKLEAAEPESIEKAFSSVGMAMMSSMGGASGAIFGTFFRNGGKALAGKETFDAAGLAAFLQAGLDGVKQRGGAAVGDKTCVDAMEPAAVKGTEVAAQSLPDAATAVAAAAEAGKEASKAMVAKFGRAKTLGEACIGFPDAGACSVVVILTAFRDFIVA; translated from the coding sequence ATGCCCAAAGCCAACCTTTCCAAAGACGAAGTCAAAGCCATGCTTATTCTCGCTTGCGAGCGCGTCATCGCGGCGGAGCCAATGCTCTCCCAGGCGGACCGGGATCTCGGAGACGGAGACCACGGCATGGGCATGGAGCGCGGCATGCGTGCTGCCAAGGACAAGCTGGAGGCTGCCGAGCCCGAGAGCATCGAGAAAGCCTTCTCCTCTGTGGGCATGGCCATGATGAGCAGCATGGGCGGCGCGAGCGGCGCGATCTTTGGCACCTTCTTCCGCAATGGCGGGAAAGCCCTGGCTGGCAAAGAAACCTTTGATGCCGCCGGTCTGGCTGCCTTCCTTCAGGCAGGCCTGGATGGCGTGAAGCAGCGCGGTGGCGCCGCCGTGGGAGACAAGACCTGCGTGGATGCCATGGAGCCTGCCGCTGTCAAAGGTACCGAAGTGGCTGCTCAGTCTCTGCCAGATGCCGCCACTGCCGTGGCTGCTGCCGCCGAGGCGGGCAAGGAGGCCAGCAAGGCCATGGTGGCCAAGTTTGGCCGTGCCAAGACTCTCGGAGAGGCCTGCATCGGCTTCCCAGACGCCGGTGCCTGCTCCGTGGTGGTGATCCTCACCGCCTTCCGCGATTTTATCGTGGCCTGA
- a CDS encoding 3-deoxy-D-manno-octulosonic acid transferase — MASKALSLTLYNLMLPLGLVFMLPGAIVKMRRRNGRWQDLAQRFGFFPRETQAAINALPQRERFWVHAVSVGEVGVAKKLINRLLKTHADLGIVLSTTTPTGHALAAELAAQHAGRMVAIFSPVDLPGVGRLMLERIQPTQLVLVEAEVWPNLTASATRLGIPVSLVNARLSPRSARRYQKFRTLIGPIFGMLKQVLVQEPEDVARWQGFGLDADQVHLTGSIKYDPEGAVVPAIKLEELHMVRALAGISETQPTLLAASTHAGEEIELARVFQRLRQHVRDLALLIVPRHVERRAEIAAALQSIGISPALRSVPNSRVDPSAPVLLIDTTGELAAWQHLATLVVVGKSFLAEGGQNPAEAALAQKPVLFGPHMENFTPLVELLLKHGGAQQVADFTELESACRTLLQNPQKAACMAQSGHNALKTHEGATLRSAERLLQGLRVS, encoded by the coding sequence ATGGCATCGAAAGCGCTTAGCCTCACTCTCTACAATCTGATGCTGCCGCTGGGGCTCGTCTTCATGCTGCCCGGTGCCATCGTCAAAATGCGCCGCCGCAATGGCCGCTGGCAGGATCTGGCGCAGCGCTTCGGCTTCTTCCCGCGCGAGACGCAGGCCGCCATCAATGCCCTGCCGCAGCGCGAGCGCTTCTGGGTGCACGCCGTGAGCGTGGGCGAGGTGGGCGTGGCCAAAAAGCTCATCAATCGCCTGCTCAAAACGCATGCCGATCTCGGCATCGTACTCAGCACCACCACCCCCACCGGCCATGCGCTCGCAGCCGAGCTGGCCGCACAGCACGCAGGCCGCATGGTGGCCATCTTCAGCCCGGTGGACCTCCCTGGAGTCGGCCGCCTCATGCTGGAGCGCATTCAGCCCACGCAGCTCGTGCTGGTGGAGGCCGAGGTGTGGCCCAACCTCACCGCCTCCGCCACCCGCCTCGGCATTCCCGTTTCCCTCGTCAATGCGCGCCTCTCCCCGCGCAGCGCACGCCGCTACCAGAAATTTCGCACGCTGATCGGCCCCATCTTTGGCATGCTCAAGCAGGTGCTGGTGCAAGAGCCCGAAGACGTGGCACGCTGGCAGGGTTTTGGCCTGGATGCGGATCAAGTTCACCTCACTGGCAGCATCAAGTACGACCCCGAGGGCGCTGTGGTGCCCGCCATCAAGCTCGAAGAGCTGCACATGGTACGCGCTCTAGCCGGCATCTCCGAGACCCAGCCCACACTGCTGGCTGCCAGCACGCATGCAGGCGAGGAAATCGAGCTCGCACGCGTCTTCCAGCGCCTGCGCCAGCATGTGCGCGATCTCGCTCTGCTCATCGTCCCACGCCACGTGGAACGCCGAGCGGAAATCGCCGCCGCGCTGCAATCTATCGGCATCTCCCCTGCCCTGCGCAGCGTGCCCAACTCTCGTGTCGATCCCAGCGCACCTGTCCTGCTGATCGACACCACCGGCGAGCTCGCCGCCTGGCAGCACCTCGCCACCCTCGTCGTCGTTGGCAAAAGCTTCCTCGCTGAAGGCGGACAGAATCCCGCCGAGGCCGCCCTCGCCCAGAAGCCCGTGCTCTTTGGGCCGCACATGGAAAACTTCACGCCCCTCGTGGAACTGCTTCTAAAACACGGCGGTGCCCAGCAGGTGGCTGATTTTACGGAACTCGAATCCGCCTGCCGCACGCTGCTGCAAAATCCGCAAAAAGCTGCGTGCATGGCACAGTCCGGCCACAACGCGCTTAAAACGCACGAAGGTGCAACACTCCGCAGCGCGGAGCGGCTGCTCCAAGGCTTGAGGGTCTCCTGA
- a CDS encoding SIS domain-containing protein, with protein sequence MNAADEFLKVATDYQLGALDTESQHPFTTSLSQMARADVGEAVKLMHQVDVHALRQFAAKSTALADLARAIDATFAAGRRVFLCGCGATGRLSLSIEIFCRMGVLPVPDAERVVAFMAGGDLALIKAIETFEDHPEYGARQLVELGFQDGDLLIASTEGGETPFVIGATERAAELSHNHPWFLYCNPDEQLFDAAARSRRVIENPAIHKLNLAVGAMAVSGSTRLQASTVLMAAIGFAFMHQHDPENAPKEVLQLLRHVVHCDGQFLVPFIEHEAAAYERGAFVFYVSRRFGITVVTDTTERAPTFSLVPFEKQDDPAAPASWSHFFMPEQPGAHAAWLALLHREPRTLEWPDVRHVAGAEVLASYDFSAQLAPRRKIRTHDAEHLQFHIDGGAGEMVWEFDGLVHHVDLTGVHEFHAHLLLKMLINIHSTLVMGRLGRYLDNLMTYVKPSNNKLIDRAVRYVRLLARRRTSVLPDYEEVTRLLFAEREKLQPGEPIVLKTLAALGVKV encoded by the coding sequence ATGAATGCTGCCGATGAGTTTCTCAAGGTTGCAACCGACTACCAGCTCGGGGCGCTGGACACGGAGTCACAGCACCCTTTCACCACCTCGCTCTCCCAGATGGCACGTGCCGACGTGGGGGAGGCGGTGAAGCTGATGCATCAGGTGGATGTGCATGCCTTGCGGCAGTTTGCCGCCAAGTCCACCGCGCTGGCGGATCTGGCGCGGGCCATCGACGCCACCTTTGCGGCGGGACGGCGGGTGTTTCTCTGCGGCTGCGGTGCCACCGGGCGGCTGTCTCTCAGCATCGAGATCTTCTGCCGCATGGGCGTGCTGCCGGTGCCGGATGCGGAGAGGGTGGTGGCCTTCATGGCGGGCGGTGATCTGGCGCTGATCAAGGCCATCGAGACCTTTGAAGACCACCCTGAATACGGCGCACGCCAGCTCGTGGAGCTGGGGTTTCAAGACGGGGATTTGCTCATCGCCTCCACCGAGGGCGGTGAGACGCCTTTTGTCATCGGGGCCACGGAGCGTGCGGCGGAGCTCTCTCACAACCACCCTTGGTTTCTCTACTGCAATCCGGACGAGCAGCTCTTCGACGCTGCGGCGCGTTCACGTCGTGTGATCGAAAATCCGGCCATCCACAAGCTGAACCTCGCCGTGGGGGCCATGGCTGTCTCTGGAAGCACGCGTCTTCAAGCCAGCACGGTGCTGATGGCGGCCATCGGCTTTGCCTTCATGCACCAGCATGACCCCGAAAACGCGCCCAAGGAGGTGCTGCAGCTCCTGCGCCATGTGGTGCACTGCGACGGCCAGTTTCTTGTGCCTTTCATCGAGCACGAGGCCGCCGCGTATGAGCGCGGTGCGTTTGTGTTTTACGTGAGCAGGCGCTTTGGCATCACCGTTGTCACAGACACGACCGAGCGCGCGCCCACCTTCAGTCTGGTGCCGTTTGAAAAGCAGGATGATCCTGCCGCACCTGCCTCGTGGAGCCACTTTTTCATGCCTGAGCAGCCGGGGGCGCATGCGGCCTGGCTGGCGCTGCTGCACCGGGAGCCACGCACCCTGGAGTGGCCGGACGTACGCCATGTGGCCGGGGCCGAGGTGCTGGCCTCGTATGACTTCTCCGCACAGCTGGCGCCGCGCCGCAAGATCCGTACGCATGACGCCGAGCATCTGCAGTTTCACATCGATGGCGGTGCCGGGGAGATGGTGTGGGAGTTTGATGGTCTCGTGCACCACGTGGACCTGACCGGCGTGCATGAGTTTCACGCGCATCTGCTGCTGAAGATGCTGATCAACATTCACTCCACGCTGGTGATGGGCCGTCTGGGCCGCTACCTGGACAACCTCATGACCTACGTAAAGCCGAGCAACAACAAGCTCATCGACCGCGCCGTGCGCTACGTGCGCCTGCTGGCCCGTCGCCGCACCAGCGTGCTGCCGGATTACGAGGAGGTGACGCGCTTGCTCTTTGCCGAACGCGAAAAGCTCCAGCCCGGAGAGCCGATTGTACTGAAGACCCTGGCGGCGCTGGGGGTGAAGGTGTGA
- the menD gene encoding 2-succinyl-5-enolpyruvyl-6-hydroxy-3-cyclohexene-1-carboxylic-acid synthase gives MTQTQLIHQTLHTLAYLGVREVCVAAGARNAPLVAALLNCSGIKIWNFFEERSAAFFAMGRIMADRQPVAVVTTSGTAAAELLPAVVEAHYQNLPLILVTADRPKSYRGSGAPQTIEQPGLFGVYATMVGDWDATDESHEGHCSDGPMHLNVCLDEPLETNIPGVDFAAAPPPAPSEEGPIGLVQCDLVVASGMHPEDAAQAAALLARLGAPIVAEATANLHAFPELQPLLIPGGERALQSARPAHVLRIGAVPSWRWWRDLDKEAKIKVTNITRTGFSGLARTENVETLAWENVRSTEATRLEQPCSILRFDPDLTRFPASEPGWMLHLAKAIPAGSRVFVGNSMPIREFNLALQSVNKPGVEFFANRGTNGIDGIVSTFLGASAVHDGECWLILGDLSALYDLAAPWIIQQLDHPRLRIVVVNNGGGKIFSRVTSLRALPDAARSVIENRHELSFEPWAQLWGLEYLQTEDPADLEDLLPMPMIIEINPDPYQTEAFWRDWQKPVIRPR, from the coding sequence ATGACGCAGACGCAGCTCATCCATCAGACCCTCCACACACTGGCCTACCTGGGAGTACGGGAGGTGTGCGTGGCCGCAGGCGCGCGAAATGCCCCGCTCGTGGCCGCCCTGCTGAACTGCAGCGGCATCAAGATCTGGAACTTCTTTGAGGAGCGCAGCGCCGCCTTCTTTGCCATGGGCCGCATCATGGCGGACCGCCAGCCCGTGGCCGTGGTCACCACCTCCGGCACCGCCGCCGCAGAGCTGCTGCCCGCCGTGGTGGAGGCGCACTACCAGAACCTGCCACTCATCCTCGTCACCGCCGACCGCCCGAAAAGCTACCGTGGCAGCGGCGCGCCGCAGACCATCGAGCAGCCCGGCCTTTTCGGCGTGTATGCCACCATGGTGGGAGACTGGGATGCCACGGACGAGTCTCACGAAGGCCACTGCTCAGACGGCCCCATGCACCTGAACGTGTGCCTTGACGAGCCGCTGGAGACCAACATCCCCGGCGTGGACTTCGCCGCCGCACCACCGCCCGCGCCTTCAGAAGAAGGGCCCATCGGCCTCGTGCAGTGCGATCTCGTCGTGGCCTCCGGCATGCACCCGGAGGATGCCGCGCAGGCCGCTGCGCTGCTGGCCCGACTGGGTGCGCCCATCGTGGCCGAGGCCACCGCCAATCTGCACGCCTTTCCCGAACTGCAGCCGCTGCTCATCCCTGGTGGCGAGCGCGCCCTGCAGTCCGCACGCCCCGCCCACGTGCTGCGTATCGGCGCAGTGCCCTCCTGGCGCTGGTGGCGGGATCTGGATAAGGAGGCCAAGATCAAGGTCACCAACATCACCCGCACCGGCTTCAGCGGCCTGGCCCGCACGGAGAATGTGGAGACGTTGGCCTGGGAAAACGTACGCAGCACCGAGGCCACGCGCCTGGAGCAGCCCTGCAGCATCCTGCGCTTTGATCCAGATCTGACACGCTTCCCCGCCTCCGAGCCTGGATGGATGCTCCACCTGGCCAAGGCCATCCCTGCGGGCTCCCGCGTCTTTGTGGGCAACAGCATGCCCATTCGTGAATTCAATCTGGCACTTCAGTCCGTGAACAAGCCCGGTGTGGAATTTTTCGCCAATCGCGGCACCAACGGCATCGACGGCATCGTCTCCACCTTCCTCGGTGCCAGCGCCGTGCATGATGGCGAATGCTGGCTCATCCTGGGAGACCTCAGCGCGCTCTACGATCTCGCCGCGCCGTGGATCATCCAGCAGCTGGATCACCCGCGCCTGCGCATCGTCGTGGTGAATAACGGCGGCGGCAAAATCTTCTCCCGCGTGACCAGCCTGCGCGCCCTGCCAGACGCCGCCCGCAGCGTGATCGAAAACCGCCACGAGCTGAGCTTTGAGCCCTGGGCCCAGCTCTGGGGCCTGGAATACCTGCAGACCGAAGATCCCGCCGACCTGGAGGACCTGCTGCCCATGCCCATGATCATCGAGATCAATCCCGACCCGTATCAAACGGAGGCCTTCTGGCGCGACTGGCAGAAGCCGGTGATCAGGCCACGATAA
- the rsmD gene encoding 16S rRNA (guanine(966)-N(2))-methyltransferase RsmD has product MRIISGSAGGLSLEVPKTVTRPTQDRVRQAVFSMLGELVPGAHVLDLFAGTGALGLECLSRGAASALLVDENKGACEVIRKNIAKTRLTGASVRHSDVFRLLPLLARDGKQFDLIFADPPYTHSDADTDFIAKLLSEESLPALLHAESHLILESHHFNRETKSWPGWEVLTDRHYGSTRIVWLRKIPHGIESA; this is encoded by the coding sequence CCTAAAACCGTCACCCGTCCCACGCAGGACCGGGTGCGGCAGGCTGTGTTTTCCATGCTCGGAGAGCTGGTGCCCGGCGCGCATGTGCTGGACCTCTTTGCCGGCACCGGCGCACTGGGGCTGGAGTGCCTGAGCCGTGGCGCGGCCTCCGCCCTGCTGGTGGATGAAAACAAAGGCGCGTGCGAGGTCATCCGCAAAAACATCGCCAAGACCCGTCTCACCGGTGCCAGCGTGCGTCATAGCGATGTCTTCCGCCTGCTGCCGCTGCTGGCCAGAGACGGCAAGCAGTTTGACCTCATCTTTGCCGATCCGCCTTACACGCACAGCGATGCAGACACCGACTTCATCGCCAAGCTCCTCTCTGAGGAATCTCTGCCCGCGCTGCTGCATGCGGAGAGCCACCTCATTCTGGAAAGTCATCACTTCAACCGCGAAACGAAAAGCTGGCCCGGCTGGGAGGTCCTGACAGACCGCCATTACGGCTCCACCCGCATCGTCTGGCTGCGCAAAATCCCGCATGGCATCGAAAGCGCTTAG
- a CDS encoding chorismate-binding protein, which produces METRMMEFALFRLPDGRAWLGEGPFTALAAVPAAGGAFYINDFDLKDPAPWKVPARLHEISPASLAEVVHLNGSQQPQIHWEKPATEWFKMAFRRIRREVLSKRLEKMVPVLTESGTLTAGDPRRLLQAVMQAPANMWGYAHVQESGGFLGATPELLFTVKDRTLETMALAGTAKPGNQEAFLTDVKEIEEHEIVVRYLTQQLQALGAVSRAERTLCETAGLVHFQSKLSVQLAAAADPAQLVPLLHPTPAVGCLPRDKESLEKLREYRQQLQVPGFFGAPFGFAEAGGTTHIVVSIRGLCWKGDEVRLPSGCGIVGGSAFDHEWRELRLKREAVLRLLALQS; this is translated from the coding sequence ATGGAAACTCGCATGATGGAATTCGCATTGTTCAGGCTGCCCGATGGGCGGGCATGGCTGGGAGAAGGCCCCTTCACCGCGCTGGCAGCTGTGCCGGCGGCGGGAGGAGCCTTCTATATCAATGACTTCGATCTCAAAGACCCCGCCCCCTGGAAGGTGCCCGCACGCCTGCATGAGATCAGCCCCGCCAGCCTGGCGGAGGTGGTCCACCTCAATGGCTCCCAGCAGCCCCAGATTCACTGGGAAAAACCGGCCACAGAATGGTTTAAGATGGCCTTCCGCCGCATCCGCCGCGAGGTGCTGTCCAAGCGTCTGGAAAAAATGGTGCCCGTGCTCACGGAGTCCGGCACCCTGACCGCCGGAGACCCGCGCCGCCTGCTCCAGGCCGTGATGCAGGCCCCTGCCAACATGTGGGGCTATGCCCATGTGCAGGAGAGCGGCGGCTTTCTCGGCGCCACGCCGGAGCTGCTCTTCACCGTGAAGGACCGTACGCTGGAAACCATGGCGCTGGCAGGCACCGCCAAGCCGGGAAACCAGGAGGCCTTTCTCACGGATGTGAAGGAGATCGAGGAGCACGAGATCGTGGTGCGCTACCTCACGCAGCAGCTGCAGGCGCTGGGTGCCGTCTCCCGTGCCGAGCGCACGCTGTGCGAGACCGCCGGTCTGGTGCACTTTCAGTCAAAGCTCAGCGTGCAGCTCGCTGCCGCAGCCGACCCCGCGCAGCTGGTGCCCCTGCTGCACCCCACCCCGGCCGTGGGCTGCCTGCCCCGGGACAAGGAGTCTCTGGAAAAGCTGCGCGAGTACCGCCAGCAGCTTCAGGTGCCCGGCTTCTTCGGCGCGCCCTTCGGCTTTGCCGAGGCGGGTGGCACCACGCACATCGTGGTGTCCATCCGCGGCCTGTGCTGGAAAGGCGACGAGGTGCGCCTGCCCTCCGGCTGCGGCATCGTGGGCGGCAGCGCCTTTGACCACGAATGGCGGGAGCTGCGCCTGAAACGCGAGGCCGTGCTGCGACTGCTGGCTCTTCAATCATGA
- a CDS encoding cyclic nucleotide-binding domain-containing protein, with amino-acid sequence MKLPAIFASPANMRTVLQGTTIFKKGDDSGEMYVVESGEVDILINGKVVETVRAEGFFGEISLIEDSLRTADAVARTDCKLLPVNRHHFLYMVDEIPQFALHVMKGMADRLRRADRRASGEVETED; translated from the coding sequence ATGAAACTCCCCGCGATCTTCGCCAGCCCCGCCAACATGAGGACCGTTCTGCAAGGAACGACCATCTTTAAAAAAGGGGACGATTCCGGGGAGATGTACGTGGTGGAGAGCGGGGAGGTGGACATCCTGATCAACGGCAAGGTCGTCGAAACTGTGCGTGCGGAGGGGTTCTTTGGTGAGATCTCGCTCATCGAGGACTCCTTGCGCACCGCAGACGCCGTGGCCCGCACCGACTGCAAGCTGCTGCCCGTGAACCGCCATCACTTTCTCTACATGGTGGACGAGATTCCACAGTTTGCCCTGCACGTGATGAAAGGCATGGCCGACCGCCTCCGCCGCGCCGACCGCCGTGCGTCAGGTGAGGTGGAGACGGAGGACTGA